The following proteins are co-located in the Conyzicola lurida genome:
- a CDS encoding ATP-binding cassette domain-containing protein produces MLSVHDLELRVGARVLMDEVNFRVDKGDKIGLVGRNGAGKTTLTKTLAGELQPAGGRIERSGEIGYLPQDPRSGNPEDLARTRILDARGLGTLLIGMNKTMTDMASPDAAISAAAMKKYGNLEERFTALGGYAAEAEAASIASNLSLPDRILDQPLSTLSGGQRRRIELARILFSGADTMLLDEPTNHLDADSVVWLRDYLKSFQGGLIVITHDIALVEETVNKVFYLDGNRQVIDVYNMGWKNYLRQRASDEERRKKERANAEKKASVLQTQAAKFGAKASKAAAAHQMVARAEKLLAGLDEVRSVERVAKLRFPEPAPCGRTPLMASNLSKSYGSLEIFASVDLAIDRGSKVVILGLNGAGKTTLLRMLAGVDKPDTGQIEPGHGLRVGYYAQEHETIDVKRTVLQNMVSSSPSITEMEARRVLGSFLFTGDDGHKLAGVLSGGEKTRLALAMIVVSGANVLLLDEPTNNLDPASRFEILDALANYSGAVVLVSHDEGAVEALNPERVLILPDGVEDHWNADYLDLITLA; encoded by the coding sequence GTGCTTTCCGTTCACGATCTCGAACTACGCGTGGGCGCCAGAGTGCTCATGGATGAGGTCAACTTCCGCGTTGACAAGGGCGACAAGATCGGTCTGGTCGGGCGTAACGGTGCGGGCAAAACGACACTCACCAAGACCCTCGCCGGCGAACTGCAGCCGGCCGGCGGCCGTATCGAGCGCTCGGGCGAGATCGGCTACCTCCCGCAGGACCCGCGTTCGGGCAATCCCGAGGACCTCGCGCGCACGCGCATCCTCGACGCCCGCGGTCTGGGAACGCTGCTCATCGGCATGAACAAGACCATGACAGACATGGCGAGCCCGGATGCCGCGATCAGCGCGGCCGCGATGAAGAAGTACGGCAACCTCGAAGAGCGTTTCACGGCCCTCGGCGGATACGCCGCCGAGGCCGAGGCCGCCTCCATCGCCAGCAACCTCAGCCTGCCCGACCGGATCCTCGACCAGCCGCTCTCCACCCTCTCCGGCGGACAGCGCCGCCGTATCGAGCTCGCGCGCATCCTCTTCTCGGGTGCCGACACGATGCTGCTCGACGAACCGACGAACCACCTCGACGCGGACTCGGTCGTCTGGCTCCGCGACTACCTGAAGAGCTTCCAGGGCGGTCTGATCGTGATCACCCACGATATTGCTCTCGTGGAAGAGACCGTCAACAAGGTGTTCTACCTCGACGGCAACCGCCAGGTCATCGACGTCTACAACATGGGCTGGAAGAACTACCTGCGCCAGCGTGCCTCCGACGAGGAGCGCCGCAAGAAGGAGCGCGCCAACGCCGAGAAGAAGGCGTCCGTGTTGCAGACCCAGGCCGCGAAGTTCGGCGCCAAGGCGTCGAAGGCCGCCGCCGCGCACCAGATGGTCGCCCGCGCCGAGAAGCTGCTCGCCGGCCTCGACGAGGTGCGCTCGGTGGAACGCGTCGCCAAGCTGCGCTTCCCCGAGCCCGCTCCTTGCGGCCGCACGCCGCTGATGGCGTCGAACCTCAGCAAGAGCTACGGCTCGCTCGAGATCTTCGCCTCCGTCGATCTCGCGATCGACCGCGGCTCGAAGGTCGTCATCCTCGGTCTCAACGGTGCCGGAAAGACCACGCTGCTGCGCATGCTCGCCGGCGTGGACAAGCCCGACACGGGCCAGATCGAACCGGGCCACGGGCTCCGTGTGGGCTACTACGCGCAGGAGCACGAGACGATCGACGTCAAGCGCACCGTGCTGCAGAACATGGTCTCCTCGTCGCCGAGCATCACGGAGATGGAAGCGCGCCGCGTCCTCGGCTCGTTCCTGTTCACCGGCGACGACGGCCACAAGCTGGCCGGCGTGCTCTCCGGCGGAGAGAAGACCCGTCTCGCCCTCGCGATGATCGTGGTCTCCGGCGCCAACGTGCTGCTGCTCGACGAACCGACCAACAACCTCGACCCGGCCAGCCGCTTCGAGATCCTCGACGCGCTCGCGAACTACTCGGGCGCCGTCGTCCTGGTCAGCCACGACGAGGGCGCCGTCGAGGCGCTCAACCCCGAGCGCGTGCTCATCCTGCCGGACGGCGTGGAAGACCACTGGAACGCCGACTACCTCGACCTGATCACGCTCGCTTAA
- a CDS encoding biotin transporter BioY, translating to MTTLTLATGRPTLADRLFSRSLVTDAVLITAGAGLTAIAAQVVVPLYPVPITGQTAAVLIVGAALGATRGALAMALYAVLGLFLPVYSEGSQGIEIVLGPTGGYIVGFIFAAALTGYLSQRQWEHKIVGGIAAFIAGTVVTFVVGLPWLSVALGLNLEQTLQAGLYPFLIGGIVKAVFAAAVMRVVWLGIHRSDRRAANETR from the coding sequence ATGACGACACTGACCCTGGCCACCGGCCGCCCGACCCTGGCCGACCGCCTGTTCAGCCGCAGCCTCGTCACCGACGCCGTGCTCATCACCGCCGGCGCCGGTCTCACCGCGATCGCCGCCCAGGTCGTCGTCCCGCTCTACCCGGTACCGATCACGGGCCAGACGGCGGCCGTGCTCATCGTCGGCGCCGCTCTCGGCGCCACCCGCGGCGCACTCGCAATGGCGCTGTACGCGGTGCTCGGCCTGTTCCTCCCCGTCTACAGCGAGGGCTCGCAGGGCATCGAGATCGTCCTCGGCCCGACCGGCGGCTACATCGTCGGCTTCATCTTCGCCGCGGCCCTCACCGGCTACCTCTCACAGCGCCAGTGGGAGCACAAAATCGTCGGCGGCATCGCCGCGTTCATCGCCGGCACGGTCGTGACCTTCGTGGTCGGACTCCCCTGGCTCTCCGTCGCCCTCGGCCTGAACCTCGAGCAGACGCTGCAGGCCGGCCTGTACCCGTTCCTCATCGGCGGAATCGTCAAGGCCGTCTTCGCGGCCGCCGTCATGCGCGTCGTCTGGCTCGGTATCCACCGCTCCGACCGCCGCGCGGCGAACGAGACCCGCTAG
- a CDS encoding response regulator transcription factor codes for MESHTSPRFAVVIDDDADIRQLLVEVLTQAGFQAIPTSNGLDGIAAVKEYDPLITTLDVNMPGMDGFETAKRVRAFSPTYIVMLTALEDEIDTLQGLEAGADDYLVKPFRPRVLRARIEAMLRRPRGIDSSGNLIDATGPQPTLPAAPVMASRPPVEDEPGWVTHNGLRLNAEIRVVTVSGLEVDLTRSEFDLLAALLQSQRRVRTKPDLALILRGASPTVSAVVSEADKRAIEVHMGNLRKKLADNVAAPRWIETVRGVGYRLTAPEAP; via the coding sequence ATGGAAAGCCACACGTCGCCACGGTTTGCGGTGGTCATCGACGATGACGCCGACATCCGTCAGCTGCTCGTGGAGGTGCTCACCCAGGCCGGCTTCCAGGCCATTCCGACGAGCAACGGCCTCGACGGTATCGCGGCGGTCAAGGAGTACGACCCGCTGATCACGACGCTCGACGTGAACATGCCGGGCATGGACGGTTTCGAAACCGCCAAGCGTGTGCGGGCGTTCAGCCCCACCTACATCGTGATGCTCACCGCCCTCGAGGACGAGATCGACACGCTCCAGGGCCTCGAGGCGGGCGCCGACGACTATTTGGTCAAACCCTTCCGCCCCCGGGTACTACGCGCACGCATCGAGGCGATGCTGCGGCGGCCGCGCGGGATCGACAGCTCCGGCAATCTCATCGACGCGACGGGGCCGCAGCCCACGCTGCCTGCCGCACCCGTCATGGCCTCGCGTCCCCCCGTCGAGGACGAGCCCGGGTGGGTCACGCACAACGGGCTGCGCCTGAACGCGGAGATCCGTGTCGTCACCGTCTCGGGCCTCGAGGTCGACCTCACGCGCAGCGAATTCGACCTGCTCGCGGCGCTGCTGCAATCGCAGCGCCGGGTACGAACGAAGCCCGATCTCGCGCTGATCCTGCGAGGTGCGAGCCCCACCGTGAGCGCCGTGGTCAGCGAAGCCGACAAGCGGGCGATCGAGGTGCACATGGGCAACCTGCGCAAGAAGCTCGCCGACAACGTGGCCGCGCCGCGGTGGATCGAGACCGTGCGCGGTGTCGGCTACCGCCTCACCGCGCCCGAAGCGCCGTAA
- a CDS encoding diguanylate cyclase domain-containing protein translates to MQLDLLTLLYASGLIVVSSGTSFIISTLVHRADLVARLWSLGFVAGMLATIAYAIWAASPGAWWVIGIGNAALVFALGAMWSGCRAFNERPPRLWVVALVSALVFASAFVRGSEGGAWAGAAEMFIAIAVFAGLASSETLRARLRVLVNGRILAVVFAGVSLFYLVRCGVILILGQHSDVFTVYFGTPNTTLVNIVFITLASIAMSVLQATRGGDRTLTAGPEVDPALGFTTRAQFEGQAVQWLRRAERRHESLALVVLEVDNLEHVNIALGSDYGDRTVDAVGMVARDHVPTTSLIGRISSRRFAILTPTPPVGEPRQLGERVLTALAEAPIDPNVGARPVAVFGVVTTDGAGYEYDELRSIAERRATTRS, encoded by the coding sequence GTGCAGCTCGATCTCCTCACCCTGCTCTACGCGAGCGGCCTCATCGTCGTCAGCTCCGGCACCTCGTTCATCATCAGCACGCTGGTGCACCGCGCCGACCTGGTCGCGCGGCTCTGGTCGCTCGGCTTCGTCGCCGGAATGCTCGCCACCATCGCCTACGCGATCTGGGCCGCGAGCCCCGGCGCGTGGTGGGTCATCGGAATCGGCAACGCGGCTCTGGTCTTCGCCCTCGGCGCCATGTGGAGCGGGTGCCGCGCGTTCAACGAGCGGCCACCCCGGCTCTGGGTCGTGGCGCTGGTGTCGGCGCTGGTCTTCGCCTCCGCCTTCGTCCGCGGTAGCGAGGGCGGTGCGTGGGCCGGCGCGGCCGAGATGTTCATCGCGATCGCCGTCTTCGCGGGGCTGGCGAGTTCGGAGACCCTTCGCGCTCGGCTTCGGGTCCTGGTCAACGGGCGCATCCTCGCCGTCGTATTCGCGGGGGTCTCCCTGTTCTACCTGGTGCGCTGCGGCGTCATCCTGATTCTCGGCCAGCACAGCGACGTCTTCACCGTCTACTTCGGCACCCCCAACACCACTCTGGTCAACATCGTCTTCATCACCCTCGCGTCGATCGCGATGTCCGTGCTCCAGGCCACCCGGGGTGGCGACCGCACGCTCACCGCGGGACCGGAGGTCGACCCCGCTCTCGGTTTCACCACGCGCGCGCAGTTCGAGGGCCAGGCCGTACAGTGGCTGCGCCGTGCCGAGCGGCGCCACGAGTCCCTCGCGCTCGTGGTGCTCGAGGTGGACAACCTGGAACACGTCAACATCGCTCTCGGGAGCGACTACGGCGACCGCACCGTCGACGCCGTGGGCATGGTCGCGCGCGACCACGTACCGACCACGAGTCTCATCGGCCGCATCTCCTCGCGGCGCTTCGCTATCCTGACGCCGACGCCGCCGGTGGGGGAGCCCCGCCAACTCGGCGAACGGGTCCTGACCGCACTCGCCGAAGCGCCGATCGACCCGAACGTGGGCGCGCGCCCGGTCGCCGTCTTCGGGGTCGTCACCACCGACGGCGCCGGCTACGAGTACGACGAACTCCGCTCGATCGCCGAGCGCCGGGCGACCACCCGCAGCTGA
- a CDS encoding sensor histidine kinase, whose protein sequence is MAPPQSATVVAPPGRLGRYILNSQLLISAALLAFAAVVFAVQPTAFEEPLFFGAILLVFVLTGVALLVHWTPERKKWAALLPVLDIVAIVGVREAEPQLGSVLFLVLPVIWLARNYKLAGAVGGVVLSVGLLWTLRVVSGEPLSSADFGTQVLLPMTLVFISTTTYATSRRSTSQRVLLRQQSALVESALVRARNQERVLDEIINAVEFGVIAFDRNGAPTLMNDAHRRSLREFGAPQSALVHPVIYHADRTTPFTEVERPYHRALAGEEFENVVYWVGAPGEARGAYSATARQITNLAGEADGGVVVVRDTTLELEAISARENLGASVSHELRTPLTSIIGFLELAVDAPELEDDTKRMIEIAARNSERMLALVTDLLQAAGDKDGTLTISPERCDVAAIARVAIESVNLAARKRDITIEVDIPGPAVTEADPVRVGQVIDNLLTNAVKYNRSGGAISVDVRPVDDTVVVAVTDTGVGVSLDDQAHLFDPFFRAGTARDSSVVGTGLGLGISRDIARRHGGSLSVTSEVGVGSTFTFVLPVKQKD, encoded by the coding sequence ATGGCTCCACCACAATCGGCGACGGTCGTCGCACCTCCCGGGCGACTGGGACGCTACATCCTGAACAGCCAGCTGCTGATCTCGGCGGCATTGCTCGCGTTCGCGGCCGTGGTATTCGCCGTGCAACCGACAGCCTTCGAGGAACCGCTCTTCTTCGGCGCCATCCTGCTCGTCTTCGTCCTCACCGGCGTGGCACTTCTCGTGCACTGGACGCCGGAGCGCAAGAAATGGGCCGCGCTGCTGCCCGTTCTCGACATCGTCGCGATCGTCGGCGTGCGCGAAGCCGAGCCACAGCTGGGCTCCGTGCTCTTCCTGGTGCTGCCGGTGATCTGGCTCGCCCGCAACTACAAGCTGGCGGGCGCCGTCGGCGGCGTCGTGCTCTCGGTCGGTCTGCTCTGGACGCTGCGTGTCGTCAGCGGCGAACCGCTGAGCAGCGCCGACTTCGGTACGCAGGTGCTGTTGCCGATGACCCTCGTCTTCATCTCGACGACGACCTACGCCACGAGCCGACGCAGCACGAGCCAACGAGTCCTCCTGCGGCAGCAGTCCGCGCTCGTCGAATCGGCGCTCGTCCGCGCGCGCAACCAGGAGCGAGTGCTCGACGAGATTATCAACGCCGTCGAGTTCGGCGTGATCGCTTTCGACCGCAACGGCGCGCCCACCCTGATGAACGACGCGCACCGCCGGTCGCTCCGCGAGTTCGGGGCCCCACAGTCCGCCCTCGTCCACCCGGTCATCTACCACGCCGACCGCACGACCCCCTTCACCGAGGTCGAACGTCCCTACCACCGTGCCCTCGCCGGCGAAGAGTTCGAGAACGTCGTCTACTGGGTCGGCGCACCGGGCGAGGCCCGCGGCGCCTACTCCGCGACCGCGCGCCAGATCACCAACCTGGCCGGGGAAGCCGACGGCGGGGTCGTCGTCGTCCGCGACACCACGCTCGAACTCGAGGCGATCAGCGCCCGCGAGAACCTCGGCGCGTCGGTCAGCCACGAGCTGCGCACCCCGCTCACGTCCATCATCGGATTCCTCGAACTCGCCGTGGACGCCCCCGAACTCGAAGACGACACCAAGCGGATGATCGAGATCGCCGCGCGCAACTCCGAGCGGATGCTCGCCCTCGTCACCGATCTGCTGCAAGCGGCCGGAGACAAGGACGGCACCCTGACGATCTCTCCGGAGCGGTGCGACGTCGCCGCCATCGCGCGGGTTGCGATCGAATCCGTGAACCTGGCCGCCCGTAAGCGCGACATCACGATCGAGGTCGACATCCCCGGGCCCGCGGTCACCGAAGCCGACCCGGTCCGTGTCGGCCAGGTCATCGACAACCTGCTGACGAACGCGGTGAAGTACAACCGATCGGGCGGGGCGATCTCGGTCGACGTGCGGCCGGTCGACGACACGGTCGTCGTCGCCGTGACCGACACCGGGGTGGGTGTCTCGCTCGACGACCAGGCCCACCTGTTCGACCCGTTCTTCCGCGCCGGCACCGCGCGCGACTCGTCCGTCGTCGGCACGGGCCTCGGTCTCGGCATCAGCCGCGACATCGCCCGCCGTCACGGCGGCAGCCTCTCCGTCACCAGCGAGGTGGGCGTCGGAAGCACGTTCACCTTCGTCCTCCCCGTGAAACAGAAAGACTGA
- a CDS encoding metal-sulfur cluster assembly factor, with amino-acid sequence MATALAPALFDQVEEALKDVMDPELGVNIVDLGLIYDLTWDDENTALIISMTLTSAGCPLTDVLEEQTAQALDGVVDAFRINWVWMPPWGPEKITDDGRDMMRALGFAM; translated from the coding sequence ATGGCCACCGCACTCGCACCCGCACTCTTCGACCAGGTCGAAGAGGCGCTGAAAGACGTGATGGACCCCGAGCTCGGGGTCAACATCGTCGACCTCGGTCTGATCTACGACCTCACCTGGGACGACGAGAACACCGCACTCATCATCAGCATGACGCTCACGAGCGCCGGCTGCCCGCTCACCGACGTGCTCGAGGAACAGACGGCACAGGCACTCGACGGGGTCGTGGACGCGTTCCGCATCAACTGGGTGTGGATGCCGCCGTGGGGCCCCGAAAAGATCACCGACGACGGCCGCGACATGATGCGCGCTCTCGGCTTTGCGATGTAG
- the sufC gene encoding Fe-S cluster assembly ATPase SufC codes for MSVLEVKDLRVSVETEQGTKEILKGVDLSIAEGEIHAIMGPNGSGKSTLAYTIAGHPKYHVEGGSVTLDGVEVLTMSVDERARAGLFLAMQYPVEIPGVTVSNFLRTAKTAIAGEAPALRPWLKEVKEAMTDLRMDKAFSERNVNEGFSGGEKKRHEILQLELLKPKFAILDETDSGLDVDALKIVSEGVNRAKDNTGLGLLLITHYTRILRYIKPDFVHVFVDGRVAEEGGPELADRLEDEGYDRYVSTTGVA; via the coding sequence ATGTCAGTACTGGAAGTAAAAGACCTCCGCGTCAGCGTCGAGACCGAGCAGGGCACCAAGGAGATCCTCAAGGGCGTCGACCTGTCGATCGCCGAGGGCGAGATCCACGCCATCATGGGACCCAACGGTTCCGGCAAGTCCACTCTGGCGTACACGATCGCCGGCCACCCGAAGTACCACGTCGAGGGTGGCTCCGTCACGCTCGACGGCGTCGAGGTGCTCACCATGAGTGTCGACGAGCGTGCCCGCGCCGGCCTCTTCCTCGCGATGCAGTACCCGGTCGAAATCCCCGGCGTCACCGTCTCGAACTTCCTGCGCACCGCGAAGACCGCCATCGCCGGCGAGGCCCCGGCGCTCCGCCCGTGGCTCAAGGAGGTCAAGGAAGCCATGACCGACCTGCGCATGGACAAAGCATTCTCCGAGCGCAACGTCAACGAGGGCTTCTCCGGCGGCGAGAAGAAGCGCCACGAGATCCTCCAGCTCGAGCTGCTCAAGCCGAAGTTCGCCATCCTCGACGAGACCGACTCCGGCCTCGACGTCGACGCGCTCAAGATCGTGTCGGAGGGCGTCAACCGGGCCAAGGACAACACCGGGCTGGGCCTCCTGCTCATCACGCACTACACGCGCATCCTGCGCTACATCAAGCCCGACTTCGTGCACGTCTTCGTCGACGGCCGCGTCGCCGAAGAAGGCGGGCCCGAGCTCGCCGACCGCCTCGAAGACGAGGGCTACGATCGCTATGTCTCGACGACCGGCGTAGCGTAG
- a CDS encoding Rieske 2Fe-2S domain-containing protein → MSPATKVCSRSELSPSAALRVVVDGKPIAVVMDSAGDVHALGDTCTHGDISLAEGFVEDDTLECWAHGSKFELTTGKPLTLPAYEPVPVYTVTIVDDEVFIDPTPIDRDSLAV, encoded by the coding sequence GTGTCTCCCGCAACAAAGGTCTGCTCGAGATCGGAGCTGTCGCCGAGTGCCGCGCTGCGCGTGGTCGTCGACGGCAAGCCGATCGCGGTCGTGATGGACTCCGCCGGCGACGTGCACGCCCTCGGCGATACCTGCACCCACGGCGACATCTCGCTCGCGGAGGGTTTCGTCGAAGACGACACCCTCGAGTGCTGGGCCCACGGCTCCAAGTTCGAGCTGACGACCGGCAAGCCCCTCACACTCCCGGCCTACGAGCCGGTACCCGTCTACACGGTCACGATCGTCGACGACGAGGTATTCATCGACCCCACCCCTATCGACCGCGACTCGCTCGCCGTCTGA